Proteins encoded by one window of Sulfurospirillum barnesii SES-3:
- the nifT gene encoding putative nitrogen fixation protein NifT, which yields MAKVMLREDNGEIYFYIAKKDMEETITHLEFESDEQWGGEVTLSNGETWWIQPGKKNLPKEEVCKKLND from the coding sequence ATGGCAAAAGTGATGTTACGAGAAGATAATGGAGAAATTTATTTTTATATCGCCAAAAAAGATATGGAAGAGACGATTACGCATTTGGAGTTTGAGAGCGATGAGCAATGGGGTGGTGAAGTAACCTTGAGCAATGGTGAGACATGGTGGATTCAGCCAGGCAAAAAGAATTTGCCCAAAGAAGAGGTGTGCAAAAAATTAAATGATTAA